gaattatctgtttgctccgttcaagcagtTTTTAAGTGAGGATTGTTTACAcagtattataaaataaaggttattacaagtaagggtagttatagaccgctatatcacgtatttaagttagatgtttttgtgcacaatcaatccaaaaaaattggaggaaaaaaacataaataaaattaagattcgtcgtgttttaaaatgttaattatgtgtagaaatttattttcatttttcaccatgaattatagtacaattttgcaattttatatattagtattggttttacatcaagatttttacaatataaaatttattttatcctacaaatattaatcattaatatactttttatagacagccacaaaattattgcattctacaaatattaatattgaatcatttttttcaaaaaaaaattaaatcattaatataatttttataggccgccgcaatgcgcggcttctcaactagtaattttataattgaaagtCGATAAAAGTAATATTCtggttttattatatatttctgtgataattttataatattgtgTCCCATTTTTATCAAcccaatattttataatttgattagATTTCAGAAAATTTTGATCAAATTAAAACAAGACCGAGGATATAAACCCTCGCCCTTGTTTCGGCTCTAATGAAAACCCTAGCATTGTATTAGCACCTCTTTAATTACGACTTAACAAACACGCATGGATAGTCTTCTTCCCAAAgatatttttcttgaaattcttttCCTACTACCCGTCAAATCTCTCCTCCGTTGCAAATTTGTATGCAAATCATGGAGATCTCGCATCTCAGACCCTGATTTCGTAAAGCAGCACATCGCGAGAACAACAAACAACCCTAATAATGACTTATTCATCGCTTACGATGAATttaatctctttctttctgtCATCGACGTAACCATCGACCGGTCTACAAGATTGAACCGCCGTATCGACAATTTCAGTCATATTGTTGGATCATGTAACGGCTTGCTTTGCCTTGCTGACAAAGCCAAGGAACTATATCTTTGGAACCCCGTTACGAGACAAGTGAAAAACATGCACGGATACAAGTACATCGTTGGAGAGAACTCTGCTGATTATGGCGTGGCTTTCGGGTTTGGTTTTGATCATGCGAGCAGTGACTACAAGGCGGTGAGGATTGTACAGAAAATCAATGTGATCAACGTCATCAATCGAGTTGAGCTGTATTCACTCAAGGAGAATTGTTGGAAGGAAATCAATGCGAAGTTAGATTTCGGACTTATTGATAAGTCCCGTGGTAAAGTAACTAGTGTGAATGGATCGATTTATTGGTTAGCACGAAAGAGAATGGATGACTCTGGGCTTGTGGTGCTTTCCTTTGATGTGCAAAGCCTGAAATTCGGCACGATTCAGTTTCCTGATGATCTTTCCGTGTTGCCTTTCTATTGGCGGAGAAATTACGATGAGTTTAGCGTTTTGCAGTTTAAGGAATATGTTGCCCTTTGTTATAGTTTGGATCTAGGAGGATGCGTGGTGATTTATACGCTGCTTGATGGCAATTGTTGGTGTAAGAATATGACTGTTAGACGTTTAGATTATTTAGTAGGATGTTTGAAGACGGGTGAACTCATTGGATTGAAATATCGTTATGATGGTCGGAGAAACGGGTATCACGAGGATGTAGTCTTATATGACTCGGTGAATGATGTGGCGAAATCCATTCAACCAATACCGAGTGGAAGGAGAACACTGTACCATTATACCGAGAGTCTGTTAGATCTGAATTAACCCACGACTACacatgattttatattattcaacattCCATTATTTACAGAGAGTTGTTAGATGTGAATTAACCCGTGACTACACGatcttatattattcaacattCCTTCATAATCGTACGACCGAACA
This genomic window from Daucus carota subsp. sativus chromosome 7, DH1 v3.0, whole genome shotgun sequence contains:
- the LOC135147786 gene encoding F-box/kelch-repeat protein At3g23880-like, giving the protein MDSLLPKDIFLEILFLLPVKSLLRCKFVCKSWRSRISDPDFVKQHIARTTNNPNNDLFIAYDEFNLFLSVIDVTIDRSTRLNRRIDNFSHIVGSCNGLLCLADKAKELYLWNPVTRQVKNMHGYKYIVGENSADYGVAFGFGFDHASSDYKAVRIVQKINVINVINRVELYSLKENCWKEINAKLDFGLIDKSRGKVTSVNGSIYWLARKRMDDSGLVVLSFDVQSLKFGTIQFPDDLSVLPFYWRRNYDEFSVLQFKEYVALCYSLDLGGCVVIYTLLDGNCWCKNMTVRRLDYLVGCLKTGELIGLKYRYDGRRNGYHEDVVLYDSVNDVAKSIQPIPSGRRTLYHYTESLLDLN